The Salvia splendens isolate huo1 chromosome 21, SspV2, whole genome shotgun sequence genome includes a window with the following:
- the LOC121784603 gene encoding protein TIFY 5A-like, producing the protein MVDKDEEEKQQLTIFYNGKIVVCDATELQARAILWLAGREAEPYDTPRSDLPSPLVASPLYSPNTDLKRSLMRFLQTRKTRVQATSPYPIVRNSN; encoded by the exons At GGTGGACAAGGATGAAGAAGAGAAGCAGCAGCTCACAATTTTCTACAATGGAAAAATTGTTGTTTGCGATGCTACTGAACTACAG GCTCGAGCAATCTTATGGCTTGCGGGCCGTGAAGCAGAACCGTACGACACGCCCCGATCCGATCTGCCGTCTCCGTTGGTAGCTTCTCCACTTTATAGTCCAAACACTGACTTAAAGAGATCGTTGATGAGGTTTCTTCAAACAAGAAAGACTAGGGTTCAAGCAACTTCCCCATACCCCATTGTTAGGAATTCCAACTAG